In the Nitrosopumilus cobalaminigenes genome, AACATACTCTTCAACTTTTTCATGATTTTGTACTTTTTACGAATTATTTATGATTTTAATCAATACGAATTTTAGAATGAAATAATTTTTAATTATTCGATCTTAATTTCTTTGCCTTTCTTCTTTACGTCTTTTTCTTGAACTTTTTTTAGTTCTGTTTCAAGAAATTGTTTGTATTTCTTTGTCTCTTCTTCAGTCATATTGGCAAAGTTAGAACTAAGAATAGATCCCATAGCAGAAATTTTCTCTAATAGATCTATGGCAACAAATCGTCCTACATTTCCTAGTCTGAACAAAACCTCTAATTGCTTCTTAACAATATCATTTACTTTATCAACATCTTCAGCTGTATCTTTTCCTTTTTTCGTTAACTGATACTTTCCATCTTTAGTTTCTTCAATCAGTCCTTCATCCAGTAATCTTCCTAACAATGGGTAGATTAATCCTGGTGATGGTTTCCAAATGCCGTTGCTTTGCTCAACTGCATAATCTATGATTTCTTTTCCTGTATGAGGAGTTTTTTTTAATAATTCTAAAATGAAATATCTTGAAAATCCTCTAGGAACTGAACTTCCTACTCTTTGAAACCATTCAGAAATCATCACTAGTGATATCACTAGTGATATATTTTAATATTTTGGATCATGCCTGGCAATTACTACATATTTATCTCGCCCAAAACAAGTTTGACTGAAAAATGGTAGATTCTCTTGAATTTGATCTGATTATTTGTGGTTCTGGCCTTGCAGGCTTGAGGGCTGCTATTGCGGCTGCTAAAAAAGGACCTAATCTCAAAATCGGAATTGTTTCTAAAGTCCAAGTGATGCGTTCTCATTCTGTTTCAGCAGAGGGTGGAACTGCAGCTGTTCTCTTTGAGGATGAAGGTGATACAATTGAATCCCATGTTTATGATACTGTGAAAGGAAGTGACTTTCTTGCAGACCAAGATGTTGCAGAAAGATTATGTGTTGAAATGCCACAAGAAATTCATCAATTAGATCATTGGGGAATGCCATGGTCTAGAAGAGATGATGGAAGAATTGATCAAAGAAATTTTGGTGGTTATAGTTTTCCTAGAGCTACTTATGCATCAGACAAAGTTGGTTTCTTTGAAATGCAAACATTGTATGACACTTGTCAAAAATTTGAAAATATTGAATATCTTAACGAATGGTTTGTAACATCAATTGTTCATGATGGAAAACGATTCATGGGAGTTACTGCAATTGAATTGGGTTCTGGAACATTTTACACGATTAAAGGAAAAGCGCTCATCATTGCAACTGGTGGTGCAGGAAGATTATACAGCTTTTCAACTTATGCCCTTTCTTCAACTCCTGATGGATTGGACATGGGGTTACGTGCTGGTATGGCACTCAAAGATATGGAATTTGTACAATTTCATCCAACAGGAATTTTACCATCTGGAATTTTAATTACTGAAGGTGCAAGAGGAGAAGGGGGTTATCTTCTAAACAACAAAGGTGAACGATTTATGAAAACATATGCAGCTGGTAAAATGGAGTTAGCTCCACGTGATATTGTATCGAGATCAATAATGACAGAAATTCAAGAAGGTCGTGGATTTAAACATGAAACTGGTGTAGATTGTATGAAACTTGATTTACGACATCTTGGAGATGAAAAAATTAAAGAAAAATTAGGTGGAATCCGAGAAATCTCAATTAAATTTTCAGGCCAAGATCCTTCCAAGGATTTACTGGATATTAGACCTGTTTGTCATTATATGATGGGAGGGCTTCATACTGATATTGATGGTGCAACGGAAATTCAAGGTGTTTGGGCAGCTGGAGAGGCTGCATGTAATAGTGTTCATGGCTCTAATCGTTTAGGTGCAAATTCTACCTCTGAATGTATTGTTTGGGGAAAAATTACAGGGGAATTGGCAATTGATTATATTCAAAAGAATGAATCTACAAATCCTTGGCCTCATCATTTGGTGGCAGCTGAAGAGAAGAGAATCTATGATGGAATTTTTAGAGGAAATGGAGATGTTAATCCATATGAAGTTAGACAACAACTTACTGACACAATGAATGAAAAAGCATATGTCTACAAAAATGAGAAAAATCTTGTTGAAGGTTTAAAGAAAATTCGAGAACTCAAACAACAAACTTGGAAACATGTTGATGATAAAGCAAAAGAATACAATACAAATTTTGCAAATGTAATGGAACTTGATTCAATGTTTAGAGTAGCAGAAATAGTGTTACTTGGTGCAATTAATAGAAAAGAATCAAGAGGTGCACATGCAAGAACTGATTTCCCAAAACGTGATGACGCCAACTTTTTACATCACACTCTTGCTTATTATGATCCAAACGGACCAATTATGAAAACCCATCCAGTTACAATTACTAAATATCAGCCAGTGGAGAGGAAATACTAGATGCCTAAAGATGATCATAGAGAAGGTATTGGTGGAATGATTAATCCACGTAGATATGGAATTGAACGTGTTGCATATTTGTTAATGAGAATAAGTGGATTGGGATTATTAGCATATTTTATTGGTCATATTTATGAAACAAGTAATATCCTAAGAGGAAAAGTTGGTTGGAATGAATTTATGGCAATGATATCCACCACTGAAGGACATATCATTATGTCCATTGTAATTGCAATGTGTGTATTTCATACTGTAAATGGTGTTAGAGTAATGTTGGGACATGGTGGAGTTGGCGTAGGTACACCTGCAAGACCTGATTATCCATATGATCCTGCATCCCAAAATTATAGACATAAAATAGGAATTTACTCTGCAATGGTTCTTGCAGCCATTGCAATGATGTATGGTATAGCGGTAATGTTTGGTGAATAAAATGAGAGAAAGCACAATTATGAAAATTCACTATGGGACTGCTTTAGCAGCTGTGGCTTTAGTTGCAGTTCATATTTTGATGCGTCTTACAATGAACTATGCTGAGTCTCTAGAATATGAGAATGTACTTGCTAATTACAAATTTATTCCATATGCTATCATGTTAGAACTAATTCTAATTTTATTATCTGTTCATGGATTTAATGGGCTAAGAGTAATCTTACTTGAACTAAAACAAGGAAGAATGTATGAAAAAGCAGTCTCTTATGGATGCCTTGCAGGAATGATTGGATTAATAGCCTACGGCTCAAGAACAATTATTATGACAAACATGGGGATGGTATAGGAATGGCACAAGTTTCTAGTATTTCAAATGAACAATCTCCCACAGCAAAATCTATCATTCTTAAAATTTCAAGATTCAATCCAGAACATGATGAGTCAAGTGGATTCATGGAATTTAATATAAAATATGAAAAATGGACAACTGTTCTAGAGGCTATTCTTGATGTGAAAAAACATTTTGATCATTCTGTTGCAGTTAGATATTCCTGTAGACAAGCTACATGCGGATCTTGTGGAATGATAATAAATGGAAAACCAAAATTAGCATGTTTTACAAAAATTAGTGAATTAGATTCTAATGTTGTTACAGTTGAACCAATGAATAATTTTCCAGTAATTCGTGATTTGGCTGTTAAATTTGAACAATTATTTGATACTCATCAAAAAATTAAACCATATTTGATTCGTGATGATACTGAATTAGTATCTGATGAAAAAGAATTTTTACAATCTCCAGAAGAAGTAGAACAATACATCCAATTTGCAAATTGTATCAAATGTGGTCTATGTAATTCTGCATGTCCTACAATGGCAACTGATTCTTCTTTTGTTGGGCCTCAAGCATTAGCTCAAGCATATCGTTACGTTGCTGATAGTAGAGATAAAGGTAAAGACTCTAGACTAAAAATAATTGATGACTCTCACGGTATTTGGAGATGTCATTTCGCTGGTTCTTGTAGTCAAGTGTGTCCAAAAGGTGTTGATCCTGCAATGGGAATTCAACTACTTAGAGGCTATATGCTAGGTTTTAGAAGTTAACCTAATTTTTTTGGATTAGGACTATTGTTTACTTGGTTGTTGATTTGTTCTGCCATAAAGTGATTTGACACATTCACTTTCACATCTTTCACTCCATCTACTTTCAATAGATTATCGTGAACATCTTGACAAATCTTAAAACCAAACACTGCTGGACAGAACGGACTGGTAAGATGTAAATCAACTTTGACATTACTATCGTTGATATCAACTTCATCAATTAATTCCAATTCCACGATTGATGTGTTAATTTCTGGATCTACAATCTTTGATAGCTCATCAAATATTTTCACTCTCATCAGTTTGATATCTTGGCTCATGTCGTGAAAACCATTGTTGCTATATATAACCATTATAGAACCTTAGGTAATGTATCGTTCTCGTCTTGGTACTGATTTGAGTGATATTACTTTGGATTATGTTTCATCAATTGATGATGATGCTGAAATAGCCATGTATGATATTCTTGGAAGTCAAGCGCATGCTTTGATGCTGTTTCAAAAAAACATTATCACAAAAAATGATGCAAAAAAAATCTTAACTGCTTTAGAGAATTTAAAAAATGAAAAATTTGATGCTTCTTCTGGAGCAGAAGATATTCACGAATTAATTGAAACATTGGTGATAAAGAAAGCTGGAATGGCAAGCGGTGGAAAAATGCATACTGCAAGATCACGAAATGATCAAGTTGTTTTAGATATTAGAATGAAAATTAGAGATGACATCAATATTCTATGTAATTGTCTTTTAGATACAATTGAAGCCTTGGTATCTGTGGCTAAAAATCATCAAAAAACCATCATGCCACTTTACACACATCTTCAACAAGCTCAAGCAGGGCTTTTTTCACATTATCTTTTAGCTCATGCTGATGTTTTAACTCGAGATTTTGAGAGACTGTATAATACGTTTGAACGAATTAACCATAGTCCCCTTGGAGCAGGACCTGTTGGAGGTACAAGTATTCCAATTGACAGACATAGCACAGCAAAGATGTTGGGTTTTGATGGCCTTGTTGAAAATTCTATTGATGCTACAAGTACACGTGATTTTGTAGCAGAGTATGTTGCAATGGTTGCTATTTTAATGACAAATCTTAGTAAGATTTCTGAAGATTTTGTAATTTGGTCTACATCTGAATTTTCTTTCATTGAACTTTCAGATGAATTTACGTCTCCATCAAGTGTAATGCCTCAAAAAAAGAATCCAGATATTTTAGAATTAACAAGAGGTAAAACTGCAGAAATTATTGGAAATCTAACTGCAATTCTAACAACTGTCAAAGGTTTAGCATCTGGATATGGACGTGATTTACAACAAATAAAATCCTCAATTTGGTCTACATCAAAAATTTCTATTAGTGCTTTGTTAATTTTAAAATCAATTCTTCTAACTTTAAAAGTCAATGAAAAACAAATGAAAAAAATAACTGAATCAAGTAATCTTATAGCTTTAGATATTGCTGAGAAATTAGTTCAAGAAGGAATTCCGTTTAGAGTAACACACAAAATCTCTGGAACTTTGGTTCAATTAGCTCATATTTCAAAAAAACCAATATCCAAATTAACTTTGTCAGAAATTAAAAAATCTGTGGCTGGAACTAAAGTTGATCCTAAAATTGTCTCAAAAATTATATCTACAACCACTGTTGTTTCTTCATTAAAAGACAGGACCTCACTGGGTTCTTCAGGATATGATGAACAAAAACGCATGATTTCTGATAGAACTCAAAAAATCAATCAGTATAGAAATGATGTATCTCAAAGAGAAAATAAGATCACTTTGTCAATTAGTGATTTAACAAAACAAATCAACATAATTCTTGAATGAATAAAGTAAAAGAGAGCGGGTCTAAAGGGATTCGGACCCTTGACAACCGGATTAAAAGTCCGGTGCGCTACCTGGCTGCGCCATAGACCCTCGTAAAAAATGCTTTAACTGTATAATTTAGTCTTTTACAAAATCTAATGTTGTGACAGAAACTTTTAATCTGGCAGTTTGACTCAATGAAATTGTGCCCTTGTAGTATAGCCCGGTCTAGAATTCGGCCCTGTCACGGCTGAGACGCGTGTTCAAATCCCGCCGAGGGCGCCATTATTTCTATTTCATTGATAGATGTTCATTTTACATCCGATCAAAATAAAATTCTCAGAAAATATTCTTGAATTAGGATAGTTTGAAGATGAATCTCACAAGAATATTAAAATTCAGGGAATTTTAGTGAAATTTGTTGTCTGAAGAGAAAAAAGAATCTGAAGTCGAAGTAAAACCTACTGAAGATTCAACATCTGAAAAACCATCTTCAGATGAAACTGTAAAAGCAGCTGAAGAAGCAAAAGCAGCTGAAGAAGCAAAAGCAGCTGAAGAAGCAACATTAAAAGCTGAAGCAGCAGCTAAAGCTGTTGAAGAAGCAGAACTTGCAGTAAAGGAGGCTCTTGCAAAAGCTGAAGCAGCTAAAGCTGAAGCAGAAGCAGCAGCTGAAGAAGAATACAAAGCAATAGCAGCTGAAGTAAAAGCAGATGCAGCAGCAAAATCAGATTATACATTTAAGAGACAAGGTGAAGAAATTTTTAGACGAGATATGGGGGAACCTGAATTCTGGTTAGAAAAGGAAGACCGATTCCCAAGACCAATTCTTTCAGCAGATGAACAAGAATCACTTACTAGAATCGCTGAAATTCCACAAGATCAAACTCCTGCATATATTCCTGAACATGTTCTTAGTCCTGAATTTGAAGGTGTTTCAAATTATGAACGTGGTGTTGATTCCTTTTTAGAAGAAACCAAACAAAAACTTGAACAATTAAAAAATAATCCTGATGCAACTGAAAAAGAAATTAAAGAAACTGAAAATGAAATTATTTACTTGGAATCCTTACATGAAAATTTCTATCTTGGAATGAATGTATTTAGAACTGCAAAAGGCGGACGTGACAAAATTAGTGCTTAATGGTGATATGATTGGGTGAAATTAGATTTGATGTATTGAATGCAAGAGTTACATTCAAGAATGTACCTTTACATACGTTATCTAAATTTACTTTCAAAGATGTGAATGCTGCATGTGCAGAATTTAAAAAAATTGATGGTGTTGATGAATGTATTATTATTCAAACTGCAAGTAGAGTTGAAATATTTACAGTAAGTAATGTTGAAATCGATGATTCTCCAGATGCAAGAAGAGTAGAAGGTAAAACACTTGTGTTAAACCAAATTAAAGACACTTGGGTATCTTTATCATCTTTAGAACAAATTGATATAGATCACTTTGATCAAACTCTTGAAGTTTACAAAGGTGATGATGTATATCTACATCTATTACGATTAGCATCTGGATTAGACTCTGTAGTTGTTGGAAAACAAGAAATTTTTGATGAAATAGTTCAATCTCTGTCAAATGCAAAAGATGCTGGTGTATCTGGAAATATTCTCAATAAATTATTTGATAGTGTAATTCGTTTAGCCATTAGAATGAGAGATACTACTGGAATTTCTAAAGATGTAATTTCATTAGGTGATATTGCAGTAAAATTAGTTGATGAAAAAGCCGGTCTTGATTCCAAGAAAAAAGTACTTGTGATAGGAACTGGTGAGCCTGCAGCCATGCTTGCAAAAACTCTAAACAAAAAAGGTATTGCATTTGATGTTACTAGTAGAAGTTTAGACCGTGCAACTGGTTTCACAACAATTCTTGGTGGAACTCCTGTTGATTTTGATGCTGTTTTAGCAGGATTTGATAAATATGATATTATCTTCGTTGCGACAACTTCTGATTATTTTTTAATCACATATGAAAGAATTAGATTGATAATGGAAGAAAAGAAAAAAGGAACTCTTATTCTTGATTTATCAGATCCAAGAACTGTTGATGAAGGAATAACTGCACTACCTGGAATCAAATTGTTGTTCAGAGATCAGATTGCAGAACTTTATGAAGAAAGTGTAAAAGCTAGAGTTGGAATTGTTCCTGCAGTAGAGAAAATCATTGAAAAAGAACTACCTGTTTTATCTGCTAGAATGAAAAGACTAGATGCTTAATTTACTATAATCCTTGTTTTCTTAAGAGAAACTGCATAACGGCTTCTTTAGAATAATCTATTCCGTGTTCGTCATCTGTATGGGCTCTAAAATTATCGATTACTTCTTCCATTTCTCCTTCAGCTACAAAATCACACTCAAATCCATAATCATTACACTTGAGTTTTGCCATAACTTGGTGAAAAATAATCAATATAAAAATCCACAGGTAAGTAATTAGAAATGACATACATTAGAAATTTCTAATTTAAAATGAACTAAAATTAATTGAATTTTCTATCCATATGATTCAAACTTGATCCCGAAACTTCCATCTGGTTTTTTCTCATGTTCAGTTACGAATCCTTTAGGACCAAGATACTCAATCACACCATCAATTGTTCCTTGATATCCACAAATGTAGATGATGGTGTTATCTGGAGTCAATTCCTCACCCACCATTTCTTCCACTGGTGACAATCCAGATTTTTTATCAGGCTTGAAAAATGATTCAACTCTGCCTACATGACCATTCCAAGATCTGTTGAAAAATTCTTTTGGTCTACTAATTGCAGCTCTATATCTGAAATTCCATTTGTCTCTTCCCTTTTTTTCACTTTCTAATTCTAGGTCAGTTAACAATCTCTTGTAACTTAATTCATCAACATAACTTGCGCCATGAAGAACAACTACTTCTCTTTTATCATTGGTATCGTGAAAATGTTTAGCAAATGCAATGAATGGTGCTAGTCCTGTACCTCCCCCAACACAAATCACTCTTCTGTTATCTTTTTGCCCATTAGGTAATTTGTCACTAATTTGTAGTGCAGCTCCTGTTGGATCTCCTAGAGATACTTCATCACCAACACTTAGATAAAATAATTCAGTTGTAACACGACCTGGAAGTGGTTTTCTAACCCATCTAATTACAAATTCAAAATAATCTCTATTTTCTGCATGCGATGCAATAGAATATGCTCTTCTCACAACTTTTTTCTCTGCTGGAATTGGAAGGCCTATTGTCAAAAATTGACCTGTTTTGTATTCTGGCATTCCATTTTCTGGAACCAATCTAATTATCACTAAATCTTCTTTGAGTAACTCCCTATAGACGACCTTTGCTTTCATCTCAGTTACCATACAAGAAGTTTTTTCCCGACTTTGGTTAAATATATTTCTCTTAGCATATACCTTGAAAGATCTATTGAAAATTCAAGAATGCTAAATAAATTATCAAACTATTGGCAAAAATTCAATTTTTTATTCTAAAAACTCATTTATTGATTTGTGACATTATTTCATCTAAAATTTCCTGATTTGCAGCTGCAATAAAAGAAACTCTTGTCTCATAACTAAGATCTGCATCAAGCGGATTCAGATCTGCATCTAATAGCATTCCTCCTGCTTCTTTTACAATTACATAACCTGCAGCAATATCTTGGATTCTGATTTTCCCTCGTAAATCAATAAAAATATCCATTAATCCTTTTGCAAACATTGCCATTTCAAGAGCATTTGCACCAAAATGTCTAGTGTGATTATGATTTTCAAAAATTGGATGTAGTTTATTCATTAATTCAATAGATGAACCAGATGTATTGATTCCAACTATTTTGTAAACTGGATCTTTTTTATGTACTTTGATTTGTTTATTGTTAAAAAATGAACCTTTGTTTTTTGATGCCCAATACATTTCACCATTTGAAAGATTTGTTATTACGCCATCTGTAATTGAGCTAAGTTTGTTTTCAGTTGCAAATGCTAATGAACTACAGAAAAAAGGAACCCCTCTTACTGCATTTGCAGAACCATCAATTGCATCCATAATTACAAATCCTTTTGGTTCATCTGATAATTCAACTCGTCCACATTCTTCACCTAATACTACACATTCAAAATTAATTTCTTTTAGATAATCTAAAACAGTTTTTTCAGCAACCATGTCTATGTTTCTTGAAATATCTCCTCCTGCTCCAACGCCAAAATCTCCTGCTGCATCATCTGTTCCAGCAAGATCCTTTACATTTTCATAAATCCTATTCGAAGCTTCACGAAGAATTTCTATAACTTCCATATTGCCAAACTAGTCATTCGTAATTTAAGTGAAGAAAATATTTCATTTGAAAGCATAAATAACAATAAAGAAGCTAAACGATTGTGAGTGGTAAAGATCAATCTGTAATTAGTAAAGAAGCTTTAATGAGTACAAAACCTGGAAAACAGATCATTAAACAAGCATTGTTCAAATCTAAAGGTTACAAATTATTTAACAAATACAAGGAAGAAACAGAAAAGCAATTTCCTAATTTTGCAGAGAGATTTGCAAAAGGTCTATTAGATGAGATTCAATCCGACACAAATCCTAATGCTACTCAACAAGCTTTTGGAAATGAAGTAGGTTCCACCGAAATTATCCTAAATGCGTCTGAAATTGAGCCTATCAAATCAAAATTAGACAATCTTGAAGTAATGCAAGATAGAGTTAATCGAATTCTAAATTCTAATTTTGTAAAAATGACTTTCCCTGTGTTTAACGGATTATTTGATGCTGCAGCAGAGTATTCTGGAAGAGATGATCCACAACTAAAACAAGATATGGTAGAAGGACATATTCTTGCAATTGATCTTAGTGAACCAATGGATAGAATTGTAGATAAGGATGAAGATTTAGAATTTTTAGATGATTACAAATTAATGAATCCGTACATTCTGAAACTAGCTAGAGATAAAATCTCAAAAGGTGGCGAGCAAGTTCTAAAAGAATTTGAAGCTGGATTTGAAGATGCTAGAATTGGACAATACTTGGACGAGAAATTAAAATCAAAACCAACGGAAATTACTGAAGAGGAAATGACCTTGTCCTACAAAAAATATCGTGCAGTAATGGGAACTGCTGGGAGAAATATGGCTTTGGCAGAAAGACCCTTGGGCGAAATTTTCTATTTGGGTATGGCAAGAGCTGCTGAAGGTGTTGGATGTGGAAATGAAATTGAAGATTCTATTAAAAATGGGTTTGTAAAAATACCTTCGTGGCCACTTTATTATTCATTATTGGCAGATGATGTGAAAAAAGGATTTGATGTTACTTTGGAAAAAAGTAATTTGTATTTACAAGATGCAAGACTTACCCTTGAATTACTACCTGAAAATTTTTCTCATAAAGAATTTTTAGAATTTTTATTTTTGACTGTAGAGCATTACAATCAATATTGGTTCAATAAACTACAAAAAGCCAATAAATGGTCAGAGTATCACTCTAAACTCCCTAAGTGATTACCTTGATGTGGTCTGAAAAATACCGACCTCAGATAATTTCTGACATGGTGGGAAATGAAGAAGCACGAGCAGCAATTACTGAATGGTTTGTCAAATGGAAAAAAGGCACAAAACCATTACTTTTAGTTGGTCCTCCTGGAATTGGAAAAACCACAATTGCATATCTTGTAGCAAAACAATTTGGATATGATATGATTGGGTTAAACGCCAGTGATGTCAGGAGTAAATCTCGAATAAATGAAATTCTTACGCCTGTCTTAGCTAATGTAAGTGTCATGGGAATTCCTATGATTTTTGTCGATGAAGTTGATGGAATTCATGGTCGTGGAGATTATGGTGGTGCTTCTGCACTTGTAGATATTTTAAAAGAACCAACAGTTCCAATTGTTCTGGCTGCAAATAGTGATACTTCTGATAAAATGAAAAGTATCAAAAAAGTTGTGAAAACAATTCAATTCAAAAAAATTCCCCCAAGATTATTGCGTGTATATCTTGAAAATATTTTACAAAAACAAAGTGCAAAACTAAGTCCTGGTTCATTAATTAAAGTAATTGATAAATCAAAAGGAGATATTCGTTCTATGATAAATCTTACACAATCTTTAGTGACTGGATTTAATCCTCAAACTGAAAAAACTTTTGAAAGTATTAATGTCGAAGATGGTGTAAATGCTTTCTTTAAAGCAAAATCTATTGATGAAGCAAGAAGTGTTCTATATTCAATGCAAATTGATCCAAGAGAAAAAATACACGCATTTTATTCCAGTATAATTACAAGCGAATTGGATAATCCTACACTTACAAAATATTTAGAAACAATATCTGAAGCTGACATGCTTTATGGAAGAATAATGAAAACACAAAATTGGAGATTACTTAGATATCTAAATGATATTTTAATTAAATTATATCAAAATGATGACAGAATTAGATATGCACAATACAATTTGTCTTGGCCATTACTAAATAGAATTCGTTGGGATGGTGCAAAAATTAAATCATTATCATCTGTTATGGCACGAAAATTACATTTGTCTTCAAGTTCTTTTGTTTCTATCTGTTTACCATTTGTTTTATTTTGTATCAAAAACAAATCTTTAGAATTAGAATTAGAGGAAACTTATGGTGATATTATTGAAAAGGAGATTGAACTATTACAATGAGCTGGAGAAAAATTCCTATGAAGTTCCCAGGTACCTGTATTGTTTGTAATGAAAAAATACCTGTTAACGAAATTGGCCTTTGGGCCAAAGGGTTAGGTGTTAAACATGAAAAATGTGCCCAGACAAATGAATTACAATGTATTGTATGTGGGGCTTCTGCTGGATGCGCTCAATGTGAATTTCAAGAAAACTGTGATATCCCAAATGTCTCTCAATTGTGTATCTGTAAGAAATGTAGTGAAGAAAAAGATACTTTTGGCTCTTATCAGAAATCCGTGAACAAGAAATTTCCAATTCTTAACACTTGATTTTCTAAAAAAAACATCAATCGTTGATATTTCTTAAAATTTTCATATTTTGATATTCTCAAACTAAATTAATATAGGAAACCATCTTGATTCAGAATACCGTGCATTCTGAAAAGATTGAAGGATATACTAAAAAAAATAATACATCATTACAAGGCGGAGGCCAAGATCGAATCAAGGCTCAGCATGATAAGGGGAAATTAACTGCTCGTGAGAGAATTAATCTTTTGCTTGATGAAGGTACTTTCACCGAAATTGATCCACTAACCACACATCATTATCATGAATATGATATGCAGAAAAAGAAATTCTTTACAGATGGTGTAGTTGGTGGTTATGG is a window encoding:
- a CDS encoding PadR family transcriptional regulator, whose translation is MISEWFQRVGSSVPRGFSRYFILELLKKTPHTGKEIIDYAVEQSNGIWKPSPGLIYPLLGRLLDEGLIEETKDGKYQLTKKGKDTAEDVDKVNDIVKKQLEVLFRLGNVGRFVAIDLLEKISAMGSILSSNFANMTEEETKKYKQFLETELKKVQEKDVKKKGKEIKIE
- a CDS encoding succinate dehydrogenase/fumarate reductase flavoprotein subunit, which translates into the protein MVDSLEFDLIICGSGLAGLRAAIAAAKKGPNLKIGIVSKVQVMRSHSVSAEGGTAAVLFEDEGDTIESHVYDTVKGSDFLADQDVAERLCVEMPQEIHQLDHWGMPWSRRDDGRIDQRNFGGYSFPRATYASDKVGFFEMQTLYDTCQKFENIEYLNEWFVTSIVHDGKRFMGVTAIELGSGTFYTIKGKALIIATGGAGRLYSFSTYALSSTPDGLDMGLRAGMALKDMEFVQFHPTGILPSGILITEGARGEGGYLLNNKGERFMKTYAAGKMELAPRDIVSRSIMTEIQEGRGFKHETGVDCMKLDLRHLGDEKIKEKLGGIREISIKFSGQDPSKDLLDIRPVCHYMMGGLHTDIDGATEIQGVWAAGEAACNSVHGSNRLGANSTSECIVWGKITGELAIDYIQKNESTNPWPHHLVAAEEKRIYDGIFRGNGDVNPYEVRQQLTDTMNEKAYVYKNEKNLVEGLKKIRELKQQTWKHVDDKAKEYNTNFANVMELDSMFRVAEIVLLGAINRKESRGAHARTDFPKRDDANFLHHTLAYYDPNGPIMKTHPVTITKYQPVERKY
- a CDS encoding succinate dehydrogenase; amino-acid sequence: MPKDDHREGIGGMINPRRYGIERVAYLLMRISGLGLLAYFIGHIYETSNILRGKVGWNEFMAMISTTEGHIIMSIVIAMCVFHTVNGVRVMLGHGGVGVGTPARPDYPYDPASQNYRHKIGIYSAMVLAAIAMMYGIAVMFGE
- a CDS encoding succinate dehydrogenase, encoding MRESTIMKIHYGTALAAVALVAVHILMRLTMNYAESLEYENVLANYKFIPYAIMLELILILLSVHGFNGLRVILLELKQGRMYEKAVSYGCLAGMIGLIAYGSRTIIMTNMGMV
- a CDS encoding succinate dehydrogenase/fumarate reductase iron-sulfur subunit, whose product is MAQVSSISNEQSPTAKSIILKISRFNPEHDESSGFMEFNIKYEKWTTVLEAILDVKKHFDHSVAVRYSCRQATCGSCGMIINGKPKLACFTKISELDSNVVTVEPMNNFPVIRDLAVKFEQLFDTHQKIKPYLIRDDTELVSDEKEFLQSPEEVEQYIQFANCIKCGLCNSACPTMATDSSFVGPQALAQAYRYVADSRDKGKDSRLKIIDDSHGIWRCHFAGSCSQVCPKGVDPAMGIQLLRGYMLGFRS
- a CDS encoding metal-sulfur cluster assembly factor produces the protein MSQDIKLMRVKIFDELSKIVDPEINTSIVELELIDEVDINDSNVKVDLHLTSPFCPAVFGFKICQDVHDNLLKVDGVKDVKVNVSNHFMAEQINNQVNNSPNPKKLG
- the argH gene encoding argininosuccinate lyase, which codes for MYRSRLGTDLSDITLDYVSSIDDDAEIAMYDILGSQAHALMLFQKNIITKNDAKKILTALENLKNEKFDASSGAEDIHELIETLVIKKAGMASGGKMHTARSRNDQVVLDIRMKIRDDINILCNCLLDTIEALVSVAKNHQKTIMPLYTHLQQAQAGLFSHYLLAHADVLTRDFERLYNTFERINHSPLGAGPVGGTSIPIDRHSTAKMLGFDGLVENSIDATSTRDFVAEYVAMVAILMTNLSKISEDFVIWSTSEFSFIELSDEFTSPSSVMPQKKNPDILELTRGKTAEIIGNLTAILTTVKGLASGYGRDLQQIKSSIWSTSKISISALLILKSILLTLKVNEKQMKKITESSNLIALDIAEKLVQEGIPFRVTHKISGTLVQLAHISKKPISKLTLSEIKKSVAGTKVDPKIVSKIISTTTVVSSLKDRTSLGSSGYDEQKRMISDRTQKINQYRNDVSQRENKITLSISDLTKQINIILE
- a CDS encoding glutamyl-tRNA reductase, whose protein sequence is MGEIRFDVLNARVTFKNVPLHTLSKFTFKDVNAACAEFKKIDGVDECIIIQTASRVEIFTVSNVEIDDSPDARRVEGKTLVLNQIKDTWVSLSSLEQIDIDHFDQTLEVYKGDDVYLHLLRLASGLDSVVVGKQEIFDEIVQSLSNAKDAGVSGNILNKLFDSVIRLAIRMRDTTGISKDVISLGDIAVKLVDEKAGLDSKKKVLVIGTGEPAAMLAKTLNKKGIAFDVTSRSLDRATGFTTILGGTPVDFDAVLAGFDKYDIIFVATTSDYFLITYERIRLIMEEKKKGTLILDLSDPRTVDEGITALPGIKLLFRDQIAELYEESVKARVGIVPAVEKIIEKELPVLSARMKRLDA
- a CDS encoding DUF1059 domain-containing protein encodes the protein MAKLKCNDYGFECDFVAEGEMEEVIDNFRAHTDDEHGIDYSKEAVMQFLLRKQGL